From the genome of Oceanispirochaeta sp. M1, one region includes:
- a CDS encoding adenylate kinase, producing the protein MNLIFLGPPGAGKGTMAFRAKEHYSIPHISTGDLFRAAIKNQTDLGKKVKSIIDAGDLVPDELTTAIVEERLKQGDADNGFILDGFPRTLPQAEALKKIANIDTVINFTVSEEEVIRRLSGRRVCRSCGESFHVEFIPPAKEGVCDKCGGELYTRDDDQIDAIKNRLSVYASSTEPLISFYRNEGILKDISSAQHPNAVFEDLKKNI; encoded by the coding sequence ATGAATCTTATATTTTTAGGCCCTCCGGGGGCTGGTAAAGGAACAATGGCTTTTCGTGCCAAAGAACACTACAGCATTCCTCATATTTCTACAGGAGATCTTTTCAGAGCTGCAATTAAAAACCAGACAGATCTCGGAAAGAAAGTCAAATCCATTATTGATGCCGGAGATCTTGTTCCCGATGAGCTGACTACAGCAATCGTTGAAGAGCGTCTCAAACAGGGCGATGCTGATAATGGATTCATCCTGGACGGTTTTCCCCGAACCCTCCCTCAGGCGGAAGCACTCAAAAAGATTGCCAATATTGATACTGTTATCAATTTTACTGTCAGCGAAGAAGAAGTTATCCGCAGACTCTCAGGCCGAAGGGTCTGCCGTTCCTGTGGTGAAAGTTTTCATGTTGAATTCATACCTCCCGCAAAAGAAGGTGTTTGCGATAAATGCGGCGGAGAGCTCTATACCAGAGACGACGACCAGATTGATGCTATAAAGAACAGACTGTCCGTATATGCATCATCCACCGAGCCCCTTATCAGCTTTTACAGAAATGAAGGTATATTGAAAGATATCAGCAGCGCCCAGCATCCTAACGCTGTGTTTGAAGATCTTAAAAAAAATATATAA